A stretch of Vigna angularis cultivar LongXiaoDou No.4 chromosome 4, ASM1680809v1, whole genome shotgun sequence DNA encodes these proteins:
- the LOC108331156 gene encoding AUGMIN subunit 8 isoform X1 → MVLTRIEIEREKLEMKLDGILQSQMKLLKTWRSMKRQYVAAITLLQECLYSVACRVHLLEGAQVDLKLALVSQKRALKLTDSMNSSLSAFLPLADEIAGLLSELAEVVVQEKFLLQEFNDMFHTMCLLQLEELYADIVDLKEMYREQVNLLVNKVFKKGSISNDG, encoded by the exons ATGGTACTAACGAGGATAGAAATTGAGAGAGAGAAGCTTGAGATGAAACTGGATGGTATACTGCAATCTCAA ATGAAGCTATTGAAAACATGGAGAAGTATGAAAAGGCAATATGTAGCTGCAATCACCTTATTGCAAGAATGTTTGTATTCTGTTGCATGCAGAGTTCATCTTTTGGAAGGTGCTCAG GTGGATTTGAAATTAGCATTAGTTTCTCAGAAGCGTGCATTGAAGCTAACAGATTCCATGAACTCTTCATTATCAGCTTTTTTACCCTTA GCTGACGAGATTGCTGGATTGCTATCAGAATTAGCAGAAGTTGTTGTACAGGAGAAGTTTCTCTTACAGGAATTCAATGATATGTTCCATACCATGTGTCTCCTTCAG CTGGAGGAACTTTATGCGGATATTGTAGACTTGAAGGAAATGTACAGAGAACAAGTGAACTTGCTTGTTAATAAG gtatttAAAAAAGGAAGCATATCAAATGATGGATAA
- the LOC108331156 gene encoding golgin candidate 5 isoform X3 has protein sequence MVLTRIEIEREKLEMKLDGILQSQMKLLKTWRSMKRQYVAAITLLQECLYSVACRVHLLEGAQADEIAGLLSELAEVVVQEKFLLQEFNDMFHTMCLLQLEELYADIVDLKEMYREQVNLLVNKVFKKGSISNDG, from the exons ATGGTACTAACGAGGATAGAAATTGAGAGAGAGAAGCTTGAGATGAAACTGGATGGTATACTGCAATCTCAA ATGAAGCTATTGAAAACATGGAGAAGTATGAAAAGGCAATATGTAGCTGCAATCACCTTATTGCAAGAATGTTTGTATTCTGTTGCATGCAGAGTTCATCTTTTGGAAGGTGCTCAG GCTGACGAGATTGCTGGATTGCTATCAGAATTAGCAGAAGTTGTTGTACAGGAGAAGTTTCTCTTACAGGAATTCAATGATATGTTCCATACCATGTGTCTCCTTCAG CTGGAGGAACTTTATGCGGATATTGTAGACTTGAAGGAAATGTACAGAGAACAAGTGAACTTGCTTGTTAATAAG gtatttAAAAAAGGAAGCATATCAAATGATGGATAA
- the LOC108331156 gene encoding AUGMIN subunit 8 isoform X2 codes for MVLTRIEIEREKLEMKLDGILQSQMKLLKTWRSMKRQYVAAITLLQECLYSVACRVHLLEGAQVDLKLALVSQKRALKLTDSMNSSLSAFLPLADEIAGLLSELAEVVVQEKFLLQEFNDMFHTMCLLQVTKCSFSYSFNDVFITLSIYFDIIYIFLHFFY; via the exons ATGGTACTAACGAGGATAGAAATTGAGAGAGAGAAGCTTGAGATGAAACTGGATGGTATACTGCAATCTCAA ATGAAGCTATTGAAAACATGGAGAAGTATGAAAAGGCAATATGTAGCTGCAATCACCTTATTGCAAGAATGTTTGTATTCTGTTGCATGCAGAGTTCATCTTTTGGAAGGTGCTCAG GTGGATTTGAAATTAGCATTAGTTTCTCAGAAGCGTGCATTGAAGCTAACAGATTCCATGAACTCTTCATTATCAGCTTTTTTACCCTTA GCTGACGAGATTGCTGGATTGCTATCAGAATTAGCAGAAGTTGTTGTACAGGAGAAGTTTCTCTTACAGGAATTCAATGATATGTTCCATACCATGTGTCTCCTTCAGGTAACTAAATGTTCTTTTAGCTATTCCTTTAATGATGTTTTTATTACcttatcaatttattttgacataatatatatatttttacattttttttattga